The genomic DNA ATCTAAAGTCGATTTGGGTATCCTCagttttgatcctcaactcacctttcacaaccacatcaagacagaaGCAGACGTTTCCTTTCATCAACTCGGATTTGTCTCTggatatgctaggttattctccaaccctttgtcttctcgcttgttattcaattcgcttgtgagaagcaagctagagtaCCTATATATTAGGATTgcgtggaatccgcatgaatcaaattactctctaatgattgagaaagtgcaaaaagcatttctttgtttcatatataggaaagagttcccttgaacttcagagaaacttctcattaattaattttgttctcTATcttttacgtggtaatacgtcatgcccgttgttgctggaacagttgggactatGTGTCCCTAATAATAGTGTGCGTGGTAGACACCATCATTTGATGATTGTACCTCCCGCTCgcatagttctttatcgaatggctcctttTCCAAGATCTGTAcaacttttcaatgaaatcgttgctgctgagcctgaatgtgatattttccacctcagtgagcgtaggttatcggagattattttaaacctatttgtctggtagcttgcgctcatcattattttcataattgaatgtgatgtatgagtggaattttgatcttctctcttccatttgggcctagcagggatgttttgtatttgcggctggttcttatgtatattggtgctggctataaatGCAAGATATTccgtactttgtattttattgttgtttctttatctgctattattataatgtaattgtttataaatatattttgtgtctgtgtatatgtatttgtatgaatttatttttatttttcattatggaGTTAGTAATAACTAATATAATTAGGGagtcctgtaatgccacaatggtccaaacttaaacataaatacatgtacatatgtacatatatacttacatacacttAGTAAcgcgtaatttatttttttacaaattatttatataaatgtgctTTTTTGTTATAGGAACGAAAAGTTCTACACGTGCTGCGACGAGCCTTACTTGGATATAACATTCAATATAACAATGAGAAGAAAAACGTTATTTTATACTGTAAACATCATCATTCCGTGCATGGGAATATCGTTTCTCACCGTGCTCACCTTTTATCTTCCATCGGATAGCGGAGAAAAGGTTagaaatatatgtttattttcatacattaaaaatttatatacatacacatataaataggTATACGTGTATTTACCTGCGTGTTTGCCAACCGCAAAAAACGAAACGAAAAAATGTAGATATATtcatttgtatgtaggtatgtttgGAGGTTTTCCCGAGGAATAATGTTTATCTGCGATCATTTTTAAGGAGATAGCTTTTCCGCAAGAGAaccttttatttcattttatagtaAAAGTTATGCCGAACTGTCACGGTCGGAAAAATTCAGTTCAAATCTTTGAAATTTGTTCGCAGTATTCGCTCTTTTCTCTTTTTTACCATGCATAACTCTTTTATCTGTACTGTCGTGACCCTCTCGTCAAATCTTgtcttttttatatgaaattgctCCTTTTTATaccaaatattttacataaattcattaatcaaatattgtttttcTATTGTACAATTTTGTAAGAGAAAATCTTCAGTACAATTTATTTGAGTTTGGTTaaaatttattctacatatattgttaCATATCCCGTGCCGCTATAGCGtgcatttatcttatttcaaataaatacatgcatCGTACATAAAACCATAAAATCGCTATAAGATTAACACTGACATCATCTGTATATATACCGTGCCCGAAGTACGACAGTTAGTCACAACACCAGACTCATTGAACGAGTCACAACATCATAAGTTCTTAAAAGTCATAACCTCAGATTTAACAAGAAAAGTTCTCGTTccattatttaagttttcatcgAATATATTAGTGATAATTAAagctgtatattttaaaatgcaatataAGGATTCAGTTCAGTCTTTTATTcggaacataaaataaaaatataaagaaatattgattgggATTTTGACTGAATCGTTATCATCCTaatcaatgttttttaaaacataaacaACCCCTGGAAAgtgacaatatatgtacatatatgtacgtaaaattgatttcattagaATGATTAAATCAAATCGTTCCTTTCAAAATTTTGGCCGAAAAACACGATGAGTGTAGACAATGGAGTAGAAGTATGAAAAATATGGTATTTTCATATAATGAATCAAAATTGCGTAATAAATTAGTCGAAAACTTGACGATAATGAATCCTCAAAATTCATCACCGTTGTTTCCGCCGATAAATAATGATTTTCTCTTTTTATTAGAATTTACGAGACGAAAGTGCTCGTTGAGTGTTTTCGCTATGCGATTAATTCAAAAGAGACGCgcgcaaaaataaaaaatatagataaatatttttaaacaccgtGTTAAAACCAATTTTTATCCATCGAGCGCCTTCCATTGCGATTTTTCGTCTAATTTTTAAAAGTTCCACTTCGAAtgtgtatgttatatgtatgtatacgtattcaTAAATACGAAGGTAATTTAAACTCGGAGACTACGATATAAGGGTAGAGGGAGAGCCAAGAGGGAAGGGGGCAGATTAAGCAAGATTCAAAGCATCATTGACGGGAAAAGTTGAGTTTTCCCTCCTTAAGCGGGAAAATCACTCTCGAAGAAAATTTGCTCGAAATACAGACGTATTCCGTATTATTGAATCAAAAGTTGAACAAAACAAACGATTTtgaattcaaaatgaaataaatatatacattttaatttcttttaacCCTTGTAATTGGTCAAAGTGTCGAATTAGTGAGACAATATCCGTATTTATTcaccatttttatataataaacacacTGTATGTTATACcgtccatatataatatgttcttAAACTCATTATActcatatgtacgtatcatTACATATGTTCAAAGATCCTTATAATGCAAAATCGATGTATGACATTACCATATTTGCATAGCGACACTTTGAGGGAGCTTCCAATTACTTATCTCGGAGACTGTGTATACTAAACAAGTAGTTGCAACTAATTATGTAACTTCATTACACCTAGTGAGAATTCGAGGCACTAAAACATAAGTGGTACTTCATCAAGCACtaaatttcgattttttaaacaaatatgctcatacatatgtatatacatatatcacaaacGAAACACACATGCTGAATATCCATCATAATATACGTATTTAAGATGAATTTCGATTTATTCATACGTAAATTTgttgtttatataatacatatacataaatagtgcaaaaaattcaaaaccaaatatacataaatttcaatGAGATTCGATGGagatgtattgtattataccgGGGTATActtgtatagatatatatatgtatatggcgcGTGCAATATAAACCTGGTGATTTTTCTCAATCGTAAAAATGAGGCTTTTAAGTAATGGGCGTCCATTTATTTATTGCGACGTTTGTCGTAAACAGAGACGACACTAcgaaatatgtgtatttatgagGGGCGAGCTCGGGGGTGGGGCAGTCGGGGTGGTTTTGGTGGTTTGGACGCACCTTTTTCACTACAAATGTGCGTTTGTCCGACCATAGCCCGAGACCATATTTCACCCCTCGGACTAATATAAAACTGCAATTTATATCCATACAATGTGAAGTGCAACTTTGTCCGCAATaatgcgagatatacatatgtacaatgtacatagatatttgcCAAAAGCAGGCCATTTATGCATAAACATTTGTAGTGTATGTTCTTCTTACGGTTTGGTGTGTCAAATGTACTGAATTTTATGACTTTTGCCTTTATCGTTGCATACTGCAGATGTTTATCGTTGCATACTGTTTTACAAACTCTCATAAGCAAATGCTTTTTAGATTGTTGATTcgtccgtatgtatgtatatatgtaaagtttGTTGATTTGTCCAATTATGTATAACGTTTATTTGAGCGTAACGAAATTTTGAACACTTCTCCTTCATTATGAGAATGTACACATAcgcatgtatgtagatacagtcGTGGGCAAATTTATTAGGCCTTCCAGCTTCCAACTTCCATAGGATATCTTCTTACGGGGtgcgaaaaaaatttaaaatttcataccaTTTTCACTTCTCCAGCTTGTTCAGAAGCTCCTTTTTTGGGAACTTGAAAGACATAGTGGTTGTTCCTGTTCTTGATTGATTTTTTCATACATGTCATTGTATCCTTTTAATGAAATTTGGACCGGATATAACGATTATTTAAGTAGTTTGGAAATTTATGTCTATCTATCCTGACCATTGAAAATGTTCTCTTCACTCGATTCGCATGTTTTTGGCACCTTTCAATAAATGAAGatgaactttatttaaaaaaataaatgtatgtacatacaattgtaCTTGAAGAATGTTTtcgtatgtatacaaatatatcgATCTGTTTCTAGAATTTGATATTAGGTATGTgaatgttttttaataattacaatgtGTACAGTATTTGGTATAGtaaacaaactaaataaaagcaaaTATTTGCTAACAACCTCatgtttaaatttgatattaggtatgtgtatatatttttgtaattacaaTGTGTAGTATTTTGTGTATtaaacaaactaaataaaagcttttaaaagtgACAATTCTAACCCATGAATTTGTCCatctaatgaaaaattattttacagaaatattatacttatgtTAAATAATTTGCAAGCGGTGTAGATTGAGTAACACTGTACAGTATTTGTCAAATCAATCCAATAGgactttgaaaaataaaatgtgactGGTTTTCCTATTTGCATCTCCATAGTAAAGGCATTAATTGCATCCGGTTAACGTTAATTTATTACGTCAATTATACACGTGAATTATACACGTGAATCATTGTGatgttattgaataaaatttaataatggaaCGCAATATTTTAGGATTGATTGCTGTGTTTTTCGTTTCGCAGATATAATAAAAACGGAAACCATCTGACTATCATTAACTTACTTAATTACTAAAacaactattttatattaaaattcatcgaaaaacATATCGATATTCAGATTGAAATGTAGTCAAATGGtatgcttattttatttcattttaatacatacaaatgtacatcatatatgtacatacatatgctatgaCAGAAATTACCACAAAGGCGTCACATAGAttatttttgtgtataaatgagtactgacaatttttaaaacaatgcatataatacaatagatacACCGATGGACAATCAATTAATTTTGTGAGAgatgcattatataggtagTATTTCACAAGATTCATAATTTGAGATGATAATAATTAGAATTTGGTAAGAAACTGATGTAGAGGATTCCGATTTATTTGTTCCGTCACTGGAAAAAATGAAGTTATAAaagttaaattatttcaaatagcttcttaagaaaactaaaatatttaaatgagaatcctaaagcctatttctagatttggtacaaatatTTCCATCAATGGAAAGATCTCTTTCAGTGTCGGTGAAAATTggctttataaaaattaatataataattttaataatttatttatatttttaagtcaaagctatttttattttcgttattttgtagttttgtatttaataaatcctcatttaattaatcattcatcgtcaaacacatagGAATTGCCTAGTATTCATCAAAATCTGAAAGAGTTTCTTACTTTGCGGATTCATCAATACACGAAgcatatactcgcttcataatagtttcatctCCATTAATATGTAGACAATAGCCTCGGATGTGATTCGTACATAACCTATTTTCCAAAACcaaccgttgaaatatcaatttagtttccttgcggccgtatatatgtacatatgtatgtaaaataaaaatttctggccgtatatttcatgtatggtttcgaattatgtaatgattgtgtattgaaaaaaaaaaaaaaaaaaaaaaaaaaatatatatatatatatatatatatatatatatatatatatacgtatatatatatatgtatatatatatatacatatataatttcttgatgtgtATAGTACCCTgatcgcattggagcgatctgtaattaCGAGTGTACTttcattgattgaataaaaataaaatatgtatctacgataaaatagaataaaaataaaataatatctggggagtacatatgtaggttgagTACCGCTTCATAATATAAGCAAAACTAATTATATAAGgtttggaaaaaaatacaataataaagggTTTTTAATTACCGTAATTAGGTCTCGCAGTGATGGTTTTGTAGTTTGCAATGAATTGCATCCGGTCGACGCAAATTTATTGTCAAGTATATTTATGAATAGTGTATTTAATTCGAATGTGCGTATGACCTATTTGATGATATCAGTCAGTCACAAAATCCAACTCAATGATGCAGCGCATTATAACTTTAGGACTTCTGTGTCTGTACCTTAGCAATTTCGAAACTCGTAAAAGTCCACCGGATTATGTAACTATAATTCATtacttggttttttttttaaattaatatacgtAATAGTATACTTTGAAATTTATCGCATAACATTGGTATTTTAAGGGAAATTTTATTGGAGAGTACTATGATATAGGCAAATGTGAACGGAAAGACCCTGTCGATCCACAGTTACATAATAATTTCGAATATAAGATAGAAGTGGTCAACGGGAAAAAGCTTATTACTGGATTCACAATAATTGAAAAACCATACAAGTTGAAAAAAGTAAACTAacatatgaaataattaacAATTTTGATCAATGTTCGAGaatgaatgttttttatttaatttttttaggcaACGTATGCGCTcgacatatataaaaacgataaatatgtacatgtatttaataaaactaaaCTCAACATATGCGATGACATAATGACGTTCACTATTTTGAAGGATTCTGACAATGTTGACAAGAATTGTTTAGTTCGAGCGGTAAAAACTTCAATAATATACCAATTGTGATTACTTTTTACGACACTCTCTAtccaaaaattaatttcaggGAAATTTCTCAGTTACTCCAAATCAAGATTTGAATGAACTTACGCACAAAATTTTTGGGCGAAATTTCTTTTATGGAATGGCCAATCTAACAATAGAATATTACAGCAGTCGCGGATCGACTATGTGTTCCTTCGTAGCAATACAGATTAAGCCagtaaagaagaaaataaaagtataaaatacctgtattttaaataaccactttatatatgtatgtaaatatttgctaTCAACCTGATACTTTAATTTGATATtaggtatgtgtatattttttgtgattATAAAGTATTTGGTgtattaaacaaattaaataaaaccttttaaaaaGTGACGATTCTTATGAATTTATGAATGATTTGGTCATCTACTGAATTTtacagaaatattatatttctgttaaataattttcaaagggTGTAGATTGAGTACCACTGTATAGTATTTGTCAATTCAATCAAAAGgactttgaaaaataaaatgtgattgattttatcctaTCTGTATCTCATAGTAATGGCACTGTAATTAAGTGCATACATGGTtaacgtaaatataatatattacgtcaaatatatttatgaatggtACTTTTGATACACGTGAATCATTATGatgttattgaataaaatttaataatggaaCGCACTATTTTAGGATTGATTACTGTGTTTTTCCTTTCGCAGATATAATAAAAACGGAAACCATCAGACTGTATAATCACAATCATTAACTTACTTAATTACTAAtagtactattttattttagaattcaTCGAAAAACATATCGATATTCAGATTGAAATGTAGGCAAATGgtatgcttattttattttattttaatacatacatatgtacgtatttacataatatgtatataccatgaGAGATGTTACCTCAAGGCGACATAtgcatatggttagattatttttgtgtataattattaacaatttttcaaacaatgcATATAATacaactagtgaatagcccaatgaaatatcatcgcatgggtataaaattattatatacccgtataaaactaaaaaaaaaaatccggaaccggaaccgttattttcgtagactctcatagatagttttcaattctttatttgtaataattttcaattcttaaagttaacgttaacaaaatgtaatattttccgattatacacaaatggtcattgacctcgtaacgttgaatattattattactcataacaaattacgtgcatatacatatgatgtgtatttacaacacgtattctgggcgaggatatggcgtgcggcgcgggctcgtgaggacattgcgtttggatcggagggtccgaagttcgattcccggcgcccgtggtgaatgaaatcaatttttttctcgaatatcgtcaaaatataaataatttaaattataattttaatttaattgaaaataaatatataaaaaaatggttcaaaacctcgctaaatgaaatta from Arctopsyche grandis isolate Sample6627 chromosome 1, ASM5162203v2, whole genome shotgun sequence includes the following:
- the LOC143919276 gene encoding uncharacterized protein LOC143919276 — protein: MMQRIITLGLLCLYLSNFETRKSPPDYGNFIGEYYDIGKCERKDPVDPQLHNNFEYKIEVVNGKKLITGFTIIEKPYKLKKATYALDIYKNDKYVHVFNKTKLNICDDIMTFTILKDSDNVDKNCLVRAGNFSVTPNQDLNELTHKIFGRNFFYGMANLTIEYYSSRGSTMCSFVAIQIKPVKKKIKV